In Parasteatoda tepidariorum isolate YZ-2023 chromosome 2, CAS_Ptep_4.0, whole genome shotgun sequence, one DNA window encodes the following:
- the LOC122269257 gene encoding cuticle protein 10.9-like has translation MVISVSKRFLIALMVTALAVEVHMQTPVQSVLKQPAQFTKPFTYGYEFGDGLGMSQYRHESSDENGFVTGSYGYRDPYGVYRRVQYNAGVDGFRANILSNEPGLASHVPADAPYSALPPPPAAVVQSFRRIPVFTAIRK, from the coding sequence ATGGTTATTTCAGTAAGCAAACGTTTTCTAATAGCATTGATGGTAACAGCACTTGCTGTGGAAGTGCATATGCAAACACCAGTGCAGTCAGTTCTCAAGCAGCCTGCACAATTTACCAAACCTTTTACTTATGGTTATGAATTTGGTGATGGATTGGGAATGTCCCAGTATCGACATGAATCTTCTGATGAAAATGGATTTGTTACTGGCAGTTATGGCTACCGGGATCCATATGGCGTGTACAGGAGAGTTCAATACAATGCTGGTGTCGATGGATTTCGTGCCAATATTTTGAGCAATGAGCCAGGACTTGCAAGTCATGTACCTGCTGATGCGCCTTATTCCGCTCTACCACCTCCACCAGCAGCCGTAGTTCAAAGTTTCAGAAGAATACCTGTATTTACTGCAATTCGAAAATGA